TCATGGCCGCCTTCAAGGTCAAGAATTTCACGATCGAGAGTCTGTGGACCGCCTTCCTGACCGCGTTCTTCGCGGTGCTCACCACCCTGGGGCTGACCGCCCCCGCCGCGGCGGCGGACGCCGCCGCACCGCAGCCCGCCGAGCAGCCGGTGAAGGACCGCGCGCCGGAGGGCCGCCCGGCCGACGCGGCGGTGCCCGCCGCCGGTGAACGGGGCGGGGGTGACGCGATGACGGCGGAGCGGCACGCCCTGCCGGACAGCGCGCGGCCGGCGGACACGTCCCGCCCGCCGACCATCGAGCAGCGCATCCGCGCCGAGGCGCACGGTTCGTCACCGTCCG
Above is a window of Streptomyces sp. NBC_01498 DNA encoding:
- a CDS encoding DUF6344 domain-containing protein translates to MAAFKVKNFTIESLWTAFLTAFFAVLTTLGLTAPAAAADAAAPQPAEQPVKDRAPEGRPADAAVPAAGERGGGDAMTAERHALPDSARPADTSRPPTIEQRIRAEAHGSSPSVRRLPVDTRTDADVARDNEAAADAALAAAA